In Rhinolophus sinicus isolate RSC01 linkage group LG01, ASM3656204v1, whole genome shotgun sequence, the genomic stretch CAGACAGGAACAATACAAGGTGACTTTTTAAGGTCCGATTTAGCTTAAATGTAACAGCATCATATTCCATGACCAGCCCCACCTGGACTGGGAAATTTAGACAGGCTATGTGCCtagcacaaaaataaatatttaaacaacttGCCAGTCCATATGCCATGAGCTTCTCCACTGTGTTGTGAGTTCCTTTAGGATATcccagatttattattttttctctttggtgtGGATTCTGTTGTGATGTACTCTAAGAGCTGTCTTACGGACAAacgttttcccacattcattacattcatagggtttctcccctgtatgAATTCTCTGGTGTACTCTGAGAGTTGAATTTTGGGCaaaagctttcccacattcattacattgatagggtttctcccctgtgtgaattctctgatgtgcaCACAGGTGTGTCCTTTGGgagaaagttttcccacattcagtGCATTCATAGGGTTTTGTTCCTGTGTGAATTCTATGATGTACTCTAAGGTTTGAATTACGGGCAAAAAGTTTGCCACATATactacattcatagggtttctcccctgtgcgAGTCCTCAGATGTGCTCTAAGGTGTGATGTCTTATAGAAAGTTTTCCCATATTCACTACATCCATAAGGTTTCTCCCCTCGgtgaattctctgatgtgcaCATAGGTGTGATTTTTGGGAGAAagtttttccacattcattacattgatAGGATTTTATACCTGTATGGATTCTCTGGTGTACTCTCAGAGTTGAATTATGGGCAAAAGCTTTCCCACACATACtacattcataaggtttttccccggtatgaattctctgatgtgcaCTGACATATGACTTCTGGGAGAaagatttcccacattcactgcatccatagggtttctctcctgtgtgagttCTTTGATGGACTATGAGGGCTGCTTTATAGACAaatgttttcccacattcatGACATTCGTAAGGTTTTTCCCCTTTGTGAATTCTCTCATGTCCACTAAGGTATGATTTCTGGGAGAaggttttcccacattcactacATGCATAGGGTATTTCAcctgtatgaattctctgatgtgtACTGAGGTGTGTCTTCTGGGaaaaagttttcccacattcattacatccatagggcttctcccctgtgtgaattctctgatgtgtACACAGGTGTGTCCTTTGGgagaaagttttcccacattgagtacattcatagggtttctcccctgtatgaattctctgatgtgcaCTGAGGTGTGTCTTGTGAGaaaaagttttcccacattcattacatgtATAAGGTTTCTCTGCTCTATGAATTCTCCGATGTGCTCCGAGATGTGATGTCTTGgagaaagttttcccacattgAGTACATTCATAgagtttctctcctgtgtgaattctctgaggTTCTTTGAGCTGTGCCATCTTGGAGATTGATTTCCTATATTTATTACTTTGATAGGGTTTCATCTCTGTGTGTATTCTCTGGTGTACTAAGAGGGCAGATTTCTTGTAAGATTTCCCACATCCATTGTTATCATAAGGTTGCTTCTTTGTGTGAACTGTCAGATGTTCACTGAGGTTTGACGTCTGACAGACAGTTTTCctacattcattacattcacaGAGATTGACCCTTATATGAGCAGCAGGATAATGAATAGTGAGTGAATTTGAACAAAAGGATTTCCTGCATTCATTACTTTCAAATGACTTCTCTCCTGTGTAACTTTCCTGATGTACACTGAGAAGTGAATTTTGATACGAGCATTCCCCATATTTACCATATTCCCCATATTTACCACACTTGTAGAATTTCTCTTCTGTTTGAGTCCTCTGGTGCACTGTAAAGTCTAATTCCTGGCAGAAGGCATCTGTACATCCATTAAAAACATAGAACTTATCTCCAGTTTGTATCTTCTGATGTACTAAGCAGACTGAGCTCTGGTTCAAGTTTTCTTCACATATACTGCTTTCAAAAGCACCCTGTCTTATGACAGTTTGCTGAGGTTGAGTGCAGGGTGAATGCCTGTTGAAGTTATATTCACTTTCATTATATTCATAGTTTGTCATAGCCCTGTGAACTTCACTGTATTCCACAATGGCGGTTTTGTCACAGGATCTCCCATAGTCATTAATATCAAAGCATTTCTCTTTTGTGCCAGCTCTCATTTGGTTAAATACAACTGCTTTATCACAGTTTTTCCTAAATTCATCATCCTGACAAGGTTCCTCCCCTGTTAGACAACTCTGAGGTGTAACACATAGAACAGTCTCATCATGTAAAAATTTTCCAAGTTCATTGCATTCAAAAGGCTGCTCCAGAGTTTGAAATTTCTGATGATTATTCGTATGACTGAGAGctttcccatttttattatatttgcaaGACCGATCTCCAGTATGAATTTTCTCATGTTTAATATCAAGCTGCAACTTTTCATACACATTCATGTAATCAGCCTTCTTTCTTGAACAGTTTGTATCACTAACAATTAATTCAGAAACAAGTGGCAAATTCATTCTACAAGAGTTACATTTACAGGGcatttttcctgaaaaatgtgGAGTTAAATCCAAATTAACTGGTTTTCCTAAAACTTTCTGCCCTTTCTTACTCAGTGTGTTGTTATCACTGAATATTACTTGCCACGGaggtttcttttgattttcccGGTTCCCCTCAATGTGGACATCAACTTGGTAATAtcctaaaatgacaaaaatggaaaacagcataTGAATCTTACATTTCTTATTGAGAGGAGCTTATAGCCAAATGTTTTGTCATGTGTTATAAAGTTTCAGTTCATGTTTCCAAAATTAAGAATTCATgcacacagacagaaagacagacacagtcaGTGTCTGTCTCTGTTTATCTCTCTCTAcaccatccatgttgttatttatttacttatgttttaaaagaaaaaaacgagTTATTTCCAGTGCTGTCCAAGACGGAGCAGCCCCATTCTTCTCAAGTCCTCCCTCTTACAACTGGAAATCCATGGGGGAACAAAAAATTTATGAAACGAAGATGCTGCACAGTGGAAAGACGGTGGACTCCTGGACTTAAGAAATGACATGGAAAAGAATTCCAATTTGCTTTCTGCTTCCCATATATCTTATATGGGGTGCTCAAGTGCTAGAGAAACTTGCAATCCAAAGCCAACAAGAGGCAGAGACAAAAGACCTCCAAGAAAAGCCTATTTCATCCAGCTAAAGATCTGAGAAAAAGGTGCTCTAATAGAAGAGAAAACCTTTTTGACACTATCCATCATACTCAAGCCAACCTCCtcacacaaaaaaaagacaaacaaaaacttttctCTGTGGTTGCAATACAGATAGAAAAGGATTCGTACACACTTTCAAAACTATCCTTGAGGCAAACCAAGAACTCATCGGAAAGATCATGAAGAATCCTGAGAAATTTCCATTCAGAAATTCCCATTCAGACATCTGGAAGATGTCTGGAAGATGTCACCACCAAAATTCCACCTGGAAACATACTCCTATCTACTCTATGAAATCTGCATGGGCAAGAGCAACACATCTGTTCATTTAGGGCACTCCTGGCCAACTCACAGcatgtaggaaaataaaaaggaaaacaaaaaaagcacagttaaaaaaagagacaggaagatACAGTAGGCCCAATATGCAGCTAGAAGAGATGAAGCAGCACTTGTAAAAGCCATGCTCTCAAAACCTAAAggcacaatatattaaaaagaagctGAATCCACATTATTCTCAAATGCACATGAAGTGTTCATCAAAACAGACCACATTTTGGGCAGTAAGACAAATCTTTACAAttataaagaagagaaatcaCATAGAGTATGATTTCAAGCCATAGAGAAATTatactagaaatcagtaacactAAGTTacctggaaaaatacaaaatagttgTAGGTTAATACAGTTCCATTAAACCACGTGTCAAAGATGACGTCTCACAGAACATTAAGATTTTGATGTaaacgaaaacaaaaaactgtacaaAACACAGAAATTTGTGGCATGCAGCTAATATAGTACTCAGAGATAAATTTACAGCTTAAATCTAtcacattaggaaaaaaagaccTCTCATTAGTTAGCTACGCTTCCACTTCAAGAAACTATACAAAGAGAGGGCAAACCTAatgaatagaaaaggaagaaaataataaagattagagaataaaatgaaactgaaaacaaaaaaaaatcaatcaagcCAAAGCTTACTTCtatggaaagattaaaaaaaaaactgacaatgaTAAAAACCAACACAGAAAAAACAGGAAGACACATGatcaatatcagaaataaaatcaagacaGGATATAAGTACTGAAACAACAGATATTacagagataataaaaaatattaagagaaacTCTATgctataaatttgaaaatttacacaaaatggacaaatttcctaaaaacaaaaaagtaccaAAGTCACTCATGtagatctatttaaaaaattgaatatgcGGTCAAAAATATGTAGTCAAAAAAAAGCAGGTCCCGGACTACATGGTATTAACTAGTGAATTCAAGCAAACATTTATAGAGGAAATAATATCAATTTTACATAATCTGCTCAAGAACATTCAAGATGTGGGcatatttcctaaattattttataaggcCTGTATTATCCTcacagcaaaacaaaagaaaattaaaaaaaaaaaaaacaacccagaaacCTACAGACGAATACAATATTCCccatgacataaaaataaaaacactaaaaaatagaAGCTAAAAGAACACAGCAATGGGGGgatgatgtcataggaatggcagcaacGAGgcggtcttcttgagttctctggaacttaccacaaattgaaaatctataacccatcaaaagACTCTCtactcatcacacagaacagccaAGAGACTcatacgaggattacttgaaggtgggcaaattgggcgagcaggggaagagcgAAGGGAGATGAGTGGAGACTGTGGCCCGCATCCATGTCTACAGAGAcacagggggtcccaggacaagagaccacaagagccaggaggtgggctctttccctgtgccccacagctgatctctcctgccaagaCAGCAGCATATCCAGCACTTGAGGCAGTAACTTcggctgagacctccagctgggcacTAGATTGGACAAAGGACGTAAACCTGGACCCCTCCCACCACTCTCCCAATCTTACcccagcccttccagagactcaagcttgCCCATGAActgagtagtgtcagattacagagtaGCTGTAgcactcaggatctgggaagacccagcttgcagctctgacccagggaagaggctgggaagagtgtgacactgctgggctgggagagaagactcctccatacccagccccaccttttctggcctgcatagggcagggcaattacaactacGGAGACACTCCGAGGGGTCAGCAGTAGatggcagacacagctctgggctttcagcagctcagaaatctcccgccctacacacacacacacacacacacacacacacagaagaagtgccctaagactcagaagacctgggcacagggctggctgtgttactctcagtgtgcatatgtgcaggcaagagcagaaactgcactgactttgcaAAAACCACCATGAAGACCCTATAGCTCCACTTATCtaaaactgcagtcccagggacactctgggcaccaggtgaccagctctgcctgcacaagacgcagaggactctggtacagcagaggacaacctggagattacttggtgggcttaagcgaagactggcactgctttttttgttttgttttgttttgtttttgtatatttgatatttttgcctgtgttgagtgtgggttatcggttgtttctACATGCGactgtatttggttttttctttgttgttgttattgttgttgttgctatgcttggtgatttgctttgttctgaaattgccctactcCAGGGCctagctcaagaggcacaagattcaacacacccagaggccaactccagactaaaccagagtattactggatttgacctacaagtgacacatccagagggaattctctagaaggacaagagcccataggggccaagcctcattaaGTGGTCTACCTtcacgcagcagaacatccactgtgggtAAAGCCAAGTCTCAGAaatagtcagcctaggagtcaatccaaaagcaattaaagatcaactgacaagccaaaagcaattaaagataaattttaataggacaatatacacaacacaaaagtcacatttggagcacacgcacaggagaagaaagaagtggtgcaagtcaaatataaaggacacatactgcaTAAGATaaccagcaaaaaccaagaaccctatgGGATCTAtgtaatacatcgaagcaaacacagagtcagccagaatggggaaacaaagaaacatgtcccaaataaaagaacagaagaaacctccagaattggaaccaaatgaaatagaggtaaccaacctgtcagagacagagttcagaacactgatgataagaatgtttaaggagcttagtgatgacataaaggatagaaaaatcataatgaacaaccagttagaactaaataatacaataactcgAAGGAATTatcagcaggttagatgaggcagaggatcgaatcagcaacttaaaagacaaaatagcAGAGATCactcaaaaggaacaaaaagaaaaaagaattaaaaataatgaaaatggtttaagagaccagaaggtgaagagagggagcaagggactCAGAACATATTctaagtaataatgtccgaaaacttcccaaacttatgaaggaaactgacatacaagcccaaaaaatgcagagagttccaatcaggataaacccaaacaggtccacaccaagacacattatagttaaaatggcaaaggttaaagacaaagagagaatcctaaaagcagcaagagaaagacagcaggttatataagagggaactcctataagacaaTCAAATGacatttctacagaaacattgcaggccagtagggagtggcaggaggtactcaaagtgatggaaaacaaaggcctacaacctagatcaCTTTATCCAGCaagactttcatttaaaattgaaggagagataaagagcttcccagaaaagaataagctaaaggaatttattaccaccaagccagcattgcaggaaatattaaaagaaataattaaatttcttctgaaaacagaagaaagatgaaaacaatctaactacaaaaaaaaaaaaaaatggcaataactatgttcctatcaataatcactttaaatgtaaatggattaaatgtgccaatcaaaagacagggtggctaagtggataagaaagcaagatccttgtatatgctgtatacacgagcctcacctcagatcaaaagacacacacaggttgaaagtgaagggttggagtaagatatttcatgcaaatggaaatgagaaaaaaactggagatgcaatacttatatcttacaaaacagactttatgaagaatatattaaaagacaatgaTGGGCACTAACGGGATAacaataaagggattgatccgacaacagaacataaccctagtaaacatctatgcactgAACATAggacacctaaatatataaaacaatactgactgacataaagacagagatcaacagtaacactgtcATAGTAGGGgtcttcaacacacctctgacaacaagggacaagtcctccagacagaaaatcagtatggaaacgacagccttaaatgacacattggaccacttggatttaatcgatattttcagagcattttaccccaaagccgcagaatacacattcttctcaagtgcacatgaaacattttccaagatagagcacatattaggccacaaaaaacgtcttgataaatttaagaaaactgaaatcataccaattgtcttctctgaccacagtgctatgaaattagaaatcaactacaggaattAAATGGAAGACACACTAATTCATGGAggttgaataacatgttactgaataacgaatgggtcaaccatgagatcaaggaagaaatcaaaagatatctcgagacaaacaaaaacggaaacacaatgacccaaaatctatgggatgcagtgaaagcagtactaagagggaaattcatagcaacacaggcttacctaaagaaacaagaaaaatcactaatcaatagtttatcttcacactaaagggatctggaaaaagaacagcaaacacgCCCAAAGGGAGTATAAGGAAGGAGACTttataaagatcagagtggaaataaatgaaatagaaatcagaaaaacaatacagaagatCAATGAACCCAAGAGTTTTTTtgtagagaagataaacaaaatcgacaaagcTTAAGCCAGACTCATCAGAAAGAGATatagaggacccaaattaatgaGAAATGAgtgaggagaagtgacaacagactccactgaaataaaaataattttaagaaattactattagcaactatatgccaacaaatttgacaacctggaagaaatggacaattttttagaagcatacaacctcccaaggctaactcaagaaaacgtaaaacctgaatagactgattaccaccagggaaattgaatcaataatcaacaatctcccaaaaaagaaaagccctggaccagatggctttataggtgaattttacaaaagattcaaaaaagaattatgacttaatctcctcaagctcttccaaaaaatccagaaggagggaaggctcccaaacactttttatgaggccactatcaccctgatccaaaaatcagacaaagacactacaaaaaaagaaaactgcaggccgatatctctaatgaacatataTCCAAAAATCCTCTACAAAATATTACCGAACAGAATTCagaaatgcattaaaaggatcatacaccatgatcaaatgggattcgttcctggtatgcaagggtggttcaacatctgcaaatcaattaatgtgatacaccacattaacaaaatgaaaaataaaaatcatatgatatcaatagatgcagaaaaagcatttgacaaaacccagcagccatttatgataaaaactcttaagaaagtgggaatagagggatcataaatcaacataatgaaggccacatatgataaacccacagctaacaccattctcaatggggaaaagctaaaaccattccccttaagatcaggaacaaggcaaggttgcccattttctccacttccattcaacatagtgctggaagttctaggcatagcaatcagacaagaaaaagaaataaaaggcatccaaattggtaagaaggaagtaaaattgtcattatatgcagatgacatgatactatatagagagaaccctaaagactctaccaaaaaactattagactaataaatgaatttagtaaagtagcaggatacaaaattaatattcagaaatcagttacatttgtatataccaatagtAAAATATCAgatggagaaattaagaaaacaatcccatttacaattgcttcaaagactataaaatacctgggaataaatttaatgaaagaaataaaagttctgtattcagaaaattataagacactgaagagagaaattaaagaagatacaaatagatggaaacacataccatgctatatataggaagaattaacattgttaaaatgtccttactgcTTAAGGTAACATACAggttcaacacaattcctatcaaactaccaaggacatttttcacagaattagaacatataatcctaaaatttacatggaaccataaaagaccccggatagcctcggcaaccttgagaaataagaacaaagtgggagatataacgatacctgacatcaaattatactacaaggctacagtaatcaaaacagcatggtactggcataaaaacagacatatggatcaatggaacagaatagagagcccagaaataaatccatgcctatatagtcgtttaatctacgacaaaggaagcaagaatttatggtggagtaaagatagtctattcaataagtggtgctgagaaacctggacagacacatgcaaaaaaatgaagctggaccacctccttatgccatatacaagaataaattcaaaatggattaaagacttaaatgtgagatctgaaaccataaaattcctagaagaaaatataggaagaaactttacagacattacctggagtaagattttaaCTGATCTATCCCctgaggcaagggaagtaagcgaaaaaataaacatgtgggattacatcaaactaaaaagctttttcacatcaaaggaaatcatcagcaaaacaaaaagggatcctactgaatgggagaagatatttgccaaagatatatccgataaggggttaatattctaaattcataaaaaactcactcaactcaactccaaaaaaacaaacaacccaattaaaaaatgggcagaggacatgaagagacatttttctaaaaaggacatacagatggcaaacagacatatgaaaaaatgctcaacctcactaatcattagagaaatgcaaataaaaaccacaatgagataccacctcaccccagtcaaaatggctgtcatcaataaatcaacaaacaagtgctggtgaagatttggagaaaagggaacgcttgtgcactgtcgGTGCGATTTCAGATtgggcagccactatggaaaacaatacggaggtatttcaaaaatctgaaaatggaactaccttatgacccagcaattccactcctaggtatctatctggagaaatccaaaactctaattcaaaaaaatttatgcacccctgtgtttattttagcattatacacaatagccaagacatggaaacaaccgcaATGcacatcagtagacgactggattaagaaactgtggtacatttatacaatggagtattatgcagccataaagaagaatgaaatcttgccatttgcaatgacatgggtgaacctagagaacattatgttaagtgaaataaatcaaacagagaaagacaaataccgtatgatctcacttatatgtggaatcaaataaaagaataaatgaattaaatattcaaaaacagtctcagagatatagaggaaaaactgagggttgctagatgggaggcggggtggggataagggggaaggtgaggggattagaaagcacaatcagtaaccacaagattgccacagggatacaaaagtcaatttggggaatgtaatcaataatgtaaagattttatagggtatctgatagacacttgtctcattagggagaccacctcagggatgatgtagatgcctgatcactgcactgtacacctgaagctgaacaataatgttaactacaattttatatatatatatatatatatatatatatatatatatatatatatttacaagaagcagagtacagcattaagaatagagacagtagaaatgtaatggctgtatgcaatgtcagagggtaGTGGATGGGGTgaagggaggttatcactgtgtgaggaatataaatgataaatgtgtaactCTTACAGTGTTTCATGCAcctgaaacaagcaaacaaaaaaaatagaaaaagagcgCACTGGCGGTAAATAAATTCTGtcacttactaaaaaaaaaaaaagcacacagcaatatgtaaatataaataataaatcaggaacaagtgggattcatcccaagAATGCAAACTGttcacatatttaaaagttaatccataaaaaaaaaaaagttaatccaTCATATAAACAGTCTAAAGAATTAAAACCACACAatcatataaagtaaaaaattattttactaaagtCAAAATTCATTCATTAACCTAGTACAACGAATCTACAAAAAGCTGAGACTGAATGCTTTAACCCTAAGATTGAGAAAAAAGACAGAACTGTTTACTCTTAGCACTTCTCCTTAAGCGTGTAGTGGAAGTTCCAACCAATGAAATAtgacaagaataaaaatgaaagatacagGGGAAGTCtacacagaaaaatcacaaaaagatCTTCAGAAAAGCTCCTTAAGTAGTAAGTGTTTTTAGCAAAGGCAAAATACAAAGCCAATATACAGAGTCcaataatataacaaatatgaTCAACTGGAATTTGAAATCAGATAATCATAATTTACCATAGCGCACAACTgcccatacacacacacgagtacacacatatacacacacacacacacacacacacacacacacacacacacacacaccactaggTATCTCTGTACTGAAACCTCCTGTTGAAACAAATTGTAATTAAAGaaatcctaaataaatggagaggtatATGTTATTTACGGACTGGAAGGCCAAACATTATTAAGATGTCAGTTATCTtcaatttgatctatagatttcAATGCTGAAAGGCCAGGATGCTTTTATGGACAAATGAAGAAGCTCATTTTAAAACTGatacagggccggcccggtggctcaggtggttagagctccatgctcctaactccgaaggctgccggttcgattcccacataggccagtgggctctcaaccacaaggttgccagtttgattcctcgactcccacaagggatggtgggctgtgacccctgcaactagcaacggcaactggacctggagctgagctgcgccctccacaactaagactgaaaggacaacaacttgacttggaaaaaaggcctggaagtccacactgttccccagtaaagtcctgttccc encodes the following:
- the LOC109438109 gene encoding uncharacterized protein LOC109438109 isoform X4; this translates as MSPEQQKMNMAQGSLSFEDVTVEFTQEEWPYLGPAQRALYRDVMLENYSHLVSVGYCITKPQVIFKLEQEEEPWSLEEEFLNERYPGYYQVDVHIEGNRENQKKPPWQVIFSDNNTLSKKGQKVLGKPVNLDLTPHFSGKMPCKCNSCRMNLPLVSELIVSDTNCSRKKADYMNVYEKLQLDIKHEKIHTGDRSCKYNKNGKALSHTNNHQKFQTLEQPFECNELGKFLHDETVLCVTPQSCLTGEEPCQDDEFRKNCDKAVVFNQMRAGTKEKCFDINDYGRSCDKTAIVEYSEVHRAMTNYEYNESEYNFNRHSPCTQPQQTVIRQGAFESSICEENLNQSSVCLVHQKIQTGDKFYVFNGCTDAFCQELDFTVHQRTQTEEKFYKCGKYGEYGKYGECSYQNSLLSVHQESYTGEKSFESNECRKSFCSNSLTIHYPAAHIRVNLCECNECRKTVCQTSNLSEHLTVHTKKQPYDNNGCGKSYKKSALLVHQRIHTEMKPYQSNKYRKSISKMAQLKEPQRIHTGEKLYECTQCGKTFSKTSHLGAHRRIHRAEKPYTCNECGKTFSHKTHLSAHQRIHTGEKPYECTQCGKTFSQRTHLCTHQRIHTGEKPYGCNECGKTFSQKTHLSTHQRIHTGEIPYACSECGKTFSQKSYLSGHERIHKGEKPYECHECGKTFVYKAALIVHQRTHTGEKPYGCSECGKSFSQKSYVSAHQRIHTGEKPYECSMCGKAFAHNSTLRVHQRIHTGIKSYQCNECGKTFSQKSHLCAHQRIHRGEKPYGCSEYGKTFYKTSHLRAHLRTRTGEKPYECSICGKLFARNSNLRVHHRIHTGTKPYECTECGKTFSQRTHLCAHQRIHTGEKPYQCNECGKAFAQNSTLRVHQRIHTGEKPYECNECGKTFVRKTALRVHHNRIHTKEKK